One window of the Endomicrobium proavitum genome contains the following:
- the hemW gene encoding radical SAM family heme chaperone HemW, with amino-acid sequence MTGLYIHIPFCKQKCFYCDFFSVKYDNALADKYVEAVISHAGQYKPVKVSTIYIGGGTPSVLSEKQIAQLLTSINKTFDISLLTEFTCELNPESVTPEKLKILKDNGVNRLSIGLQSSQDKDLQALGRIHNFDTFAQAFKFARETGFNNINLDLIYGLPNQTLSDWQKNLNEALQFNSEHISLYPLTIEPNTPLYANGTSTDDTLQRRMYEAAAEIFKKAGFKHYEISNWAKAGKESIHNSNYWRNAEYIALGAGASGYYNKKRYKIVEDIEKYIKQINLFIDEEVITDDICETETIILGLRLLNEGVDVKYFKSAAHKAALERFLSQKLLVLKNDRIMLAKNAVFTSNQILSEFV; translated from the coding sequence ATGACAGGATTATATATTCACATTCCATTTTGCAAACAGAAATGTTTTTACTGCGATTTTTTTTCGGTAAAGTATGATAACGCATTGGCGGATAAATATGTTGAAGCCGTAATAAGTCATGCAGGTCAATACAAACCAGTTAAAGTAAGTACAATTTATATAGGCGGCGGCACTCCTTCTGTTTTATCCGAAAAACAAATCGCGCAACTTTTAACTTCAATAAATAAAACCTTTGATATTTCTTTATTAACGGAATTTACCTGCGAATTAAATCCGGAGTCCGTAACGCCGGAAAAATTAAAAATTTTAAAAGATAACGGCGTAAACAGATTAAGCATAGGTCTTCAGTCGTCGCAAGATAAAGACTTGCAAGCTCTCGGCAGAATTCACAATTTTGATACTTTTGCGCAAGCTTTCAAATTTGCAAGAGAAACAGGTTTTAATAATATAAATTTGGATTTAATATACGGCTTGCCAAATCAAACGCTGTCCGATTGGCAAAAAAATTTAAACGAAGCTCTGCAATTTAACAGCGAACACATCTCTCTCTACCCTTTGACAATAGAACCAAACACGCCTTTGTATGCAAACGGAACGTCCACCGATGATACTTTGCAAAGAAGAATGTATGAAGCCGCCGCGGAAATTTTCAAAAAGGCGGGCTTCAAACATTACGAAATTTCCAACTGGGCTAAAGCCGGCAAAGAAAGTATTCACAACAGCAATTACTGGCGCAATGCGGAATACATAGCCCTTGGAGCCGGCGCGTCCGGTTACTACAATAAAAAAAGATACAAAATAGTTGAAGATATAGAAAAATACATCAAACAAATTAACCTATTTATTGACGAAGAAGTTATAACCGACGATATTTGTGAAACGGAAACAATAATTCTCGGGCTTCGTCTTTTAAACGAAGGAGTGGATGTAAAATATTTTAAAAGCGCGGCGCATAAAGCGGCTTTGGAACGCTTTTTAAGCCAAAAACTTTTAGTCTTAAAAAACGATAGAATTATGCTTGCAAAAAATGCCGTTTTTACGTCAAACCAAATACTTTCCGAATTTGTCTAA
- a CDS encoding SPFH domain-containing protein yields the protein MALLIWVIAIFAVIFIANSVRIIRQYEKGLVETLGKYTGTRSSGANIIIPMFQKIVKVDMRERVIDVPPQNVITKDNVSVTVDAIIYFQVTDPVKVVYNIENFALAALKLAQTNLRNIVGEMELDSTLTSREKINAQLRIVMDEATDKWGVKVNRVEIQKIEPPRDITDAMSKQMKAEREKRANILEAEGLRQAAILKAEGARQAVILEAEATKEKNVLEATGQAEAIKRVADAEKYEIEIVYKAIHEGKPTNDLIAIKYLESLAKVADGQATKIFLPLETAGVTASIGGIAELFKDPAKLAKTIEKK from the coding sequence ATGGCGCTTTTAATTTGGGTAATAGCAATTTTTGCGGTAATCTTTATTGCAAACTCAGTGAGAATAATTCGTCAATACGAAAAAGGGCTTGTTGAAACATTGGGCAAATATACGGGCACAAGAAGCTCCGGAGCAAATATTATAATTCCTATGTTTCAAAAAATAGTTAAAGTTGATATGAGGGAACGCGTTATAGATGTGCCTCCTCAAAATGTTATTACAAAAGATAACGTTTCGGTAACTGTTGACGCTATAATTTATTTTCAGGTTACAGACCCCGTAAAAGTTGTTTATAACATTGAAAACTTCGCGCTTGCCGCTTTGAAACTTGCACAGACTAATTTAAGAAATATCGTCGGAGAAATGGAATTGGACAGCACTCTTACTTCAAGAGAAAAAATCAATGCGCAGCTTAGAATAGTTATGGACGAAGCTACTGATAAATGGGGCGTAAAAGTAAACAGAGTTGAAATTCAAAAAATTGAACCTCCGAGAGATATAACCGACGCGATGTCAAAACAAATGAAGGCCGAAAGAGAAAAAAGAGCAAATATTTTGGAAGCCGAAGGTTTAAGACAGGCGGCAATTTTAAAAGCCGAAGGCGCAAGGCAAGCTGTTATTCTTGAAGCGGAAGCTACAAAAGAAAAGAACGTTCTTGAAGCTACCGGTCAAGCCGAGGCAATTAAAAGAGTTGCCGACGCAGAAAAATACGAGATAGAAATAGTTTACAAAGCCATTCACGAAGGTAAGCCGACAAATGACCTTATAGCTATAAAATATCTTGAATCCCTTGCGAAAGTTGCCGACGGGCAGGCGACAAAAATTTTCCTGCCTTTAGAAACCGCGGGCGTAACGGCTTCAATAGGCGGAATTGCGGAACTTTTTAAAGACCCTGCAAAGCTTGCAAAAACTATAGAGAAAAAATAA
- a CDS encoding NfeD family protein produces MNWIFWIVLAVVLATLEIITPSVFFFMCLAIGALFAAVATFFDVSNWFEFGIFITVSIVSIYTIRPLFKKLMSKSETVNSNVDALIGAQAVVTEKISLQKAGFVKVNGEIWLAESDGEIESGETVKIKSVSGTKVFVKK; encoded by the coding sequence ATGAATTGGATTTTTTGGATAGTTCTTGCGGTTGTTTTAGCAACTCTTGAAATTATAACTCCTTCGGTTTTTTTCTTTATGTGTCTTGCCATTGGCGCGCTGTTTGCGGCTGTTGCGACATTTTTTGACGTTTCAAACTGGTTTGAATTCGGAATTTTTATAACTGTGTCCATAGTGTCAATTTACACAATAAGACCTCTGTTTAAAAAATTGATGAGCAAATCTGAAACTGTAAATTCCAACGTTGACGCTTTAATCGGCGCGCAGGCTGTAGTAACGGAAAAAATATCTTTGCAAAAAGCCGGTTTTGTGAAAGTTAACGGCGAGATATGGCTTGCCGAATCCGACGGTGAAATTGAATCCGGCGAGACAGTGAAAATTAAATCGGTCAGCGGAACAAAAGTGTTTGTAAAAAAATAA
- the lepB gene encoding signal peptidase I, whose product MELKLFIAGLILFAVAMFMLTIKKKFTSESSQKTFKTIYSWVDTGWTALIIASFLMFFFVQAFKIPSGSMRDTLLEGDHLFVNKFIYGFHIPLSGGARFLPIKNVSRGDIVVFQAPQSALSFEEKKAGITKDFIKRCIAVAGDKVQIKNKKLYVNDVEVNEPYVKAKDVNIYSGTDLADYQQNWEKGRFASVRPDYIRDNFGPVTVPAGHYMMLGDNRDYSFDSRFWGPLPDKFIKGKALFLYWPVNRWRVI is encoded by the coding sequence ATGGAACTTAAATTGTTTATAGCGGGTTTAATTTTATTTGCAGTTGCAATGTTTATGCTTACCATAAAGAAAAAGTTTACTTCCGAAAGTTCCCAAAAAACTTTTAAAACAATTTATTCATGGGTTGATACCGGCTGGACGGCGCTTATAATTGCGTCGTTTTTAATGTTCTTTTTTGTTCAGGCTTTTAAAATTCCGTCGGGCAGCATGAGGGATACTTTGCTTGAAGGCGATCATCTTTTTGTTAATAAATTTATTTACGGTTTTCATATTCCGCTTTCGGGCGGCGCAAGATTTTTGCCTATTAAAAACGTTTCCAGAGGCGATATAGTTGTTTTTCAAGCGCCGCAGTCCGCGCTTTCTTTTGAAGAAAAAAAAGCCGGCATTACAAAAGATTTTATTAAACGCTGCATAGCTGTTGCCGGAGATAAAGTTCAAATAAAAAATAAAAAACTTTATGTAAACGACGTTGAAGTAAACGAACCTTACGTAAAAGCCAAAGACGTAAATATTTATTCCGGAACAGATCTTGCAGACTATCAGCAAAATTGGGAAAAAGGCAGATTTGCGTCGGTTCGTCCGGATTATATAAGAGATAATTTTGGCCCCGTAACAGTTCCTGCAGGGCATTACATGATGCTTGGCGATAACAGAGATTACTCTTTTGACTCGCGCTTTTGGGGACCGCTTCCCGATAAATTCATAAAAGGCAAAGCCTTGTTTTTATATTGGCCGGTTAATCGCTGGAGAGTAATTTAG